CCGAGCGTCTGGATCGCTCCGGCGAGTTCGGCACCGTTGTGGCCCTGGCCCATCGCTTCCGCGTACTGGAGCGGCCACGGGCCGCCGCTGTCCCAGAACAGGGCGTTCGGGGTGAAGACCCGGCCGTCGCCGGTCTGCTCGTCCTCGTAGGCGAGCGCGGCACCGTCGGGTGTCGACCACGTACGGACGGGTGGCGGCGGTGGGGTTTCCGTTTCCGCCTGCACGGGTGTGGCCATGGGGGGTTCCTCCTCTGCGGGGCCGAGCGGAATGTCGTAGTGGTCGCCCGCGAAGGCGAGGCGGATCCGGTCGAAGGTGATCGCGCCGAGCCGCTCACACATCGCCTCGAACGGCCACGTGTCGGCCCCGTAGGCGCCGGTGACATGGGCGACCCAGGGCGTGTGCTGGACGGGCGTCTCGGGCCGGTCGTGGGTGCCTTCGAGGGCCTGCACGGCGAGAGAGCGCGCGTCGTACAGGCCGGGGCCGTCGTGGTCACCGTCGTCGCCGACGGCCCACACCCAGGCCGGGTTGTCGGAGTCGGGATTCCAGTGGTTCACGCCGAACGCGCGGGCGACGACGGGACCTGACAGGGCGGCAGCCTGGGCGCGCACGTCTTCGACAAGTTCGTTGCGCTGGTCGTCGGTCCACTGGGAGACGTCGTCGCCGAGGAACCACAGCGTGCAGTGGAGTTCGCCGGCGTCCTCCCCGTCGGGCAGGGCGAGGAACCGTGCGTCTTCGTCCCGGGGCAGGAGCGCGATCATGCCGCCAATGAGGTGACTCCCATCCGCTGCGGCCGCCTCATCCCTCGAATTCCGTGGATCTGCAAATGCAGCCGGTGACGGTTCCTGAGATTCGTAGGCCGACGCCTGCTGTTCTGCTGCAAGTCGCAGGACGCACCGGCAGTTCACGGTAAGCTGCGGCGGCGCGGCCGGGTCGCCGGGATACGCCATGGCGACACCGCTGACGGTGAAGGCTTCACCGAGGAGGCGGAGTTGCCCGTCTACGTCGTCGTGGGCATCACGGACACGGCTATCGCGGCGGGTCTGCCACTGCTTGACCAGCGGGCGCCCCTCACCGGTGAGGTCTTCGGCGGCTGCCAGGGTGGCGGCGTTCCACGCGCGGGTGGACTCGGTGCGCGCGATGCGCTCCTCCCGCATCTCGCCGAGCTGGGCGCCCTCACGGGAGAACACCTCACGCAGCCGGGCCCGCAGCGCCTCAACATCCTCCCCGGCATCGAGGCCGGCGCCCAGCTCGGTGACGGCAGCCTCGGTCAACCGGTCACCCACGGCCCGTAGAAGGTGCTCGGTGTCGGTGACGTAGGAGCCGAGGGAGGCGGGGAGACCGTCACCACGGTCGTGGCGGCCTGGCAAGTCGTCCCAGCCGTCGGGGAGTTCCGCGTCGACGTCGCTCGCCGCCTGCTGGCCGGCCGTTTCGGCGACACCGAGGAGGCGGCGCACGAGGCGCGGCATCCGGGACGTCCACATGCGGCCGATCTGGGCGAGGGAGAACCGGGCGGCGACGATCTCGCTCGCATCGGCGAGTTCGGCCGCTATCTCGGCGGCGACCTCGTCCAGGACGGCGCGCCCCTCGTCGGCGACGGTCTGTTCCGCCGCGGTGAGCGCATCGAGCAGGTCAGCCACGGTTCACCTCCGGGGCGTCGGGGTCGTCGCAGAACTCGCAGACGGCGACGGTGCTGATGTACGTCACTCCGGTCGGGAAGAGCGCGTGCACGTCGACGGCGAGGGCACTGTTCGCCTTGCAGTCCGGGCACCACTTCGGCCGTGGCCGGCTGGTGGCCACGGTGACGGTGACGTGCGCCTCCCGGGAGTTCATGCGGCCTCGGAGATGCACGGGGCGCGCAGCACCCGCACGGTGTCCTCGTACGTGTGCGGGTGCCGGGCCGCGAACAGCGCTCGCGCGTAGTCGTCGAGGACGCCGGTGAGACATTCCGGGTTGAGGCCGTAGCGGGAGGCGATCTCTGGGACGCGCACCCACGCCCCGTCGAAGAGGTGCCAGGCGTCGATCATGTCCGGCTCTACCGGGAACACGGTGTGCAGCTCGGCAGGCACGATGTCGCGGGCGCGGGCGCGTTCGGAGCGGGGGCAGGCCGGCTTGTTCCGCAGGCGCTCCCCCGCGGCCTGGAGGGCGGCCCAGATCAGCCCGTCGACGGCGGCCAGGACGCGTTCAGGGTGGGCGGCCGAGGCGGGAAGGGTGTCGGGGATGCTGGTGGTCTCTCCCACGGGCAGGGTCGTCACGTTGCTCGGCGTCTCCTCTTCGGCGTTGCCCTCGGTGTCGTCGGGGTCGTCGGTGGTGGTCTTACGCGCTGCGGTCTCGGCCGCGGTGGGGGCGTCGGCTTCGTCGAAGCCGGTCTCACGGCGGGCGGCAGCGGCGGAGATCAGGCCGGCCTGGAACGCTTCGAGGGCGGTCTGGGCGCGGTTGGCCTGGACGCGGAGCTGGCTCGTGTCGTACCAGACGAGCCACTCGTCGGCGTCCTCCAGGCCCTGGTCCTCAAGGAGGGGGCGGAGCCACTGGGTGGTCAGGGCGAACGCGACGAGCGCGAGACGCGGCTCGACACCGAGACGAACAGCCTCGGCGGAAATCGCCCAGGCGGACCAGTGGTTCGCCTCAGAGAGACCCAACAAGATCTCGGCGGGGACTTCCAAGCCGTTGGCGAAGCGGCGGATCGCCTCGTCCCGCAACCGCAGGGCGAGTTCGTCGAAGTTCGACTCGAACGACATCCACTTGATGTCGCTGATCACCTCGGCGGGCACTTCCAAGATGATCGGCACCGTCGCCGCCGCGCTGTCCGGTTCACGGATCGCGGTGGAGGCGACCTCGAGGAACACTTCCAGCAGGTCGTCCTCTGCGTCGCCGGCCGTGCCGGGCGAGGTGGGGAACCTGGTGCCCTTGGGGACGAGCAACACACCCCTGCCGGTGATGCGGGAGCGGGCGATGGCGGCGACGGCCGCGTTGAGGAGCTGGAGTTCTTCGAGGAGGACGAGGCTGGAGCGGACGGGACTGTCGGCTTCGATGTGCCGGTCGGGGGACGGCTTCCACACGCGGATCGCGATGGGTGCCATCGGATCGGGTTCGGCGTCCGGGTCGTACGGCGGGATCGGTATGTCTTCGCCGTCGATCTCGACGGTCATCTTCCCGCCGCTCTGCTGCTTCACCTCGCGGGTGGACAGGACCCGCCAGTCGTAGCCGTCGACGTTGTCGGTCTTGTCGACGGTGGGCCGGACGACAATCCAGCCTTCCCCGGCTACGACGAGGTGGGGGCCGAAGTCGCCGAGGAGCTGGGACTGCCCGTCGGGGCCGCCTGCGATCTCCCGGACGATCTCACTGGCCGGGTGGTTGTCGGGGGCGCGTTCGATGGTGCCGTCGTCGGCACGGCGCCCGGCGTACAGGGTGGCGCCGCCCATGGCGTTGCCGACCCACGTTCCAGCGAACCGCACTTCGGGGACGTCCTTGAAGTGCTTCCACGCCTCTTGCTGCCATGAGGAGTCGCTTCTGCTGGCCCTGCTCTTGGTGGTCTTGACGCTGTAGCGGGAGGCTGCCGCGGTGAGCTGACGGGGCACAGGTCACCCGCTGAACGTGTCGTCGCGGCGGTTGAGCAGTGCTTGCACTCCAGCGATGGAGAACCACTCGATGCCGTGGACGATCCACGGGGCCTGGTCCCAGCTGTCGGTGGCGAGGAGGTACACGAGGAGCGTGATCCCGGACAGCCACCAGCCGAGGCAGTACACGCAGCTGATCAGCTGGATCAGGAAGGAGCGCGGCTTGGAGTCGAGGTTGTTCGCCTGCCAGGCGGCGAGCCGCTCCCGCGCCGGGTCGAGGATCGTGTCATGGACGCCGAGCTGAGTCGCGCGGTACGCGGCGAAGC
This portion of the Streptomyces canus genome encodes:
- a CDS encoding DUF1360 domain-containing protein — encoded protein: MLAVLGFAAYRATQLGVHDTILDPARERLAAWQANNLDSKPRSFLIQLISCVYCLGWWLSGITLLVYLLATDSWDQAPWIVHGIEWFSIAGVQALLNRRDDTFSG